The following are from one region of the Streptomyces changanensis genome:
- a CDS encoding styrene monooxygenase/indole monooxygenase family protein, producing MRQILIVGAGQSGLQLALGLQAQGYDVTLMSNRTADEIRHGRVMSTQVMFATALQHERDLDLAFWEPQAPRIEGLGVSVAGPDGSRAVDWVGRLDGFAQSVDQRVKMAGWMEAFAERGGRLVIHGAAVSDLDYFSRTYDLVLVAAGKGELVSMFERDAARSAFAEPQRALAVSYVHGLGPRPEHPELDAVRCNLVPGVGELFVMPTLTTGGRADILFWEGIPGGPLDVFQGVKDPGEHLALTLELMERYTPWEYARATRVELTDAGGTLAGRYAPTVRKPVGRLPGGGLVLGVADVVVANDPITGQGANSAAKCAASYLASIVEHGDRPFDEAWMQGAFDRYWETAQHVTKWTNAMLGVPPEHVLGLIGAGERHQAVADRFANGFDDPSDFEGYLYDPAATAAYLASVGAA from the coding sequence ATGCGCCAGATACTCATCGTCGGAGCCGGCCAGTCCGGGCTCCAGCTCGCCCTCGGACTGCAGGCCCAGGGGTACGACGTCACCCTGATGTCCAACCGCACGGCCGACGAGATCCGCCACGGGCGCGTCATGTCGACGCAGGTCATGTTCGCCACGGCGCTCCAGCACGAACGGGACCTCGACCTGGCCTTCTGGGAGCCGCAGGCGCCCCGCATCGAGGGCCTCGGCGTCTCGGTCGCCGGCCCGGACGGGTCCCGCGCCGTCGACTGGGTCGGCCGGCTCGACGGCTTCGCCCAGTCCGTGGACCAGCGCGTGAAGATGGCGGGCTGGATGGAGGCCTTCGCCGAGCGCGGCGGCCGGCTCGTCATCCACGGCGCGGCCGTCTCCGACCTGGACTACTTCTCCCGCACCTACGACCTCGTCCTCGTCGCCGCGGGCAAGGGCGAGCTGGTGTCGATGTTCGAGCGCGACGCCGCCCGCTCCGCCTTCGCCGAGCCGCAGCGCGCGCTGGCCGTGTCGTACGTCCACGGCCTCGGCCCCCGCCCCGAGCACCCGGAGCTCGACGCGGTCCGCTGCAACCTGGTGCCCGGTGTCGGCGAGCTGTTCGTGATGCCGACCCTCACCACCGGCGGCCGCGCGGACATCCTGTTCTGGGAGGGGATCCCGGGCGGGCCGCTCGACGTCTTCCAGGGGGTCAAGGACCCGGGCGAGCACCTGGCGCTCACGCTGGAGCTGATGGAGCGGTACACGCCCTGGGAGTACGCCCGCGCCACCCGGGTGGAGCTGACCGACGCCGGCGGCACCCTCGCCGGCCGTTACGCGCCGACCGTCCGCAAGCCCGTCGGGCGCCTCCCCGGCGGCGGCCTCGTCCTCGGCGTCGCGGACGTCGTCGTCGCGAACGACCCCATCACCGGCCAGGGCGCGAACTCGGCGGCGAAGTGCGCCGCGAGCTACCTGGCGTCCATCGTGGAGCACGGTGACCGCCCGTTCGACGAAGCGTGGATGCAGGGCGCGTTCGACCGTTACTGGGAGACCGCCCAGCACGTCACGAAGTGGACGAACGCCATGCTCGGCGTCCCGCCGGAGCACGTGCTCGGCCTGATCGGCGCGGGCGAGCGGCACCAGGCCGTCGCCGACCGCTTCGCCAACGGCTTCGACGACCCGTCGGACTTCGAGGGGTACCTGTACGACCCGGCGGCGACCGCCGCCTACCTGGCGTCCGTCGGCGCGGCCTGA
- a CDS encoding AurF N-oxygenase family protein — protein MTTVSEPDLRLLRDALGPLRDREQVAARLLESSAKHSFDPDTELDWDAPFEDGKWFWPPELVSLYDTPLWRRMSEEQRMDLARHEAASLASLGIWFEIILMQLLVRHVYDKSVTSNHVRYALTEIADECRHSMMFARLIQKGEAPAYPVPRVYHNMARVLKTVSTTPGSFAATLLGEEILDWMQRLTFPDERVQPLVRGVTRIHVVEEARHVRYAREELRRQMVTAPRWEQEFTRISCGEAARVFSVCFVNPRVYENVGLDRREAVAQVRASGHRREVMQSGARRLTDFLDDIGVLRGVGRRLWQSSGLLA, from the coding sequence ATGACGACCGTGTCCGAACCCGATCTGCGCCTGCTGCGCGACGCGCTGGGCCCGCTGCGGGACCGCGAGCAGGTCGCCGCGCGGCTGCTGGAGTCCTCCGCCAAGCACTCCTTCGACCCCGACACCGAGCTCGACTGGGACGCGCCCTTCGAGGACGGCAAGTGGTTCTGGCCGCCGGAGCTGGTCTCCCTCTACGACACCCCCCTGTGGCGACGGATGTCCGAGGAGCAGCGGATGGACCTCGCCCGCCACGAGGCGGCGTCCCTCGCGTCCCTGGGAATCTGGTTCGAGATCATCCTCATGCAGCTGCTGGTGCGGCACGTCTACGACAAGTCCGTGACCAGCAACCACGTCCGCTACGCACTCACCGAGATAGCGGACGAGTGCCGCCACTCGATGATGTTCGCCCGGCTCATCCAGAAGGGTGAGGCCCCGGCGTACCCGGTGCCGCGCGTCTACCACAACATGGCGCGCGTGCTGAAGACGGTGTCGACGACGCCGGGGTCGTTCGCGGCGACGCTGCTGGGCGAGGAGATCCTCGACTGGATGCAGCGCCTGACCTTCCCCGACGAGCGCGTCCAGCCGCTGGTGCGCGGCGTGACCCGCATCCACGTCGTGGAGGAGGCGCGGCACGTCCGCTACGCCCGCGAGGAGCTGCGCCGCCAGATGGTCACGGCGCCCCGCTGGGAGCAGGAGTTCACCCGGATCAGCTGCGGCGAGGCCGCCCGCGTCTTCTCCGTCTGCTTCGTCAACCCGCGGGTCTACGAGAACGTGGGCCTCGACCGCCGCGAGGCCGTCGCCCAGGTCAGGGCGAGCGGCCACCGCCGCGAGGTCATGCAGTCCGGCGCCCGGCGCCTGACCGACTTCCTCGACGACATCGGCGTGCTGCGCGGGGTCGGGCGGCGGCTCTGGCAGAGCTCCGGACTGCTCGCGTGA
- a CDS encoding zinc ribbon domain-containing protein has protein sequence MIVFGTKGYLYHLATVTLVCGGCGNPTAHAVRRRVTKFTLFFVPLFPVSTSYRTQCAFCGVERKVTAAEAERLAGPGGVRGGGSHQR, from the coding sequence ATGATCGTCTTCGGTACCAAGGGGTACCTGTACCACCTGGCGACGGTGACCCTGGTGTGCGGCGGCTGCGGCAACCCCACGGCGCACGCGGTGCGCCGCCGGGTCACGAAGTTCACGCTGTTCTTCGTGCCGCTGTTCCCCGTCTCCACGTCGTACCGGACGCAGTGCGCGTTCTGCGGCGTCGAGCGCAAGGTCACCGCCGCGGAGGCGGAGCGGCTCGCCGGGCCGGGCGGCGTCCGGGGAGGCGGCTCCCACCAGCGGTGA
- a CDS encoding ATP-dependent DNA ligase, with protein MRAPVVPPVRVALARTVGTLPRDPGRLAYEPKFDGHRMVLFRGAGDEVALQARSSRLVTAAFPDLAAAALALPEGTVLDGEVVVWTGGRTDFAAVQGRAAATPGRAPALARRLPASYAAFDVLAADGVDLRPRPYARRRERLVDLLDALGPPLQAVPMTTDPDTARDWFDTLPGIGVEGLVVKRLDEAYKGGARAWRKLRHTDTRDAVVVGFTGPAQRPAALVLVLPDDDTPVVSSPLTPPLRARAGAVLRTLPAGEGGTATAVGLGEVAYRSVPPALEVEVAQGTTRHTVTTVLRLKEGGGGGG; from the coding sequence GTGAGGGCGCCGGTCGTCCCCCCCGTCCGGGTGGCGCTCGCCCGTACGGTGGGCACCCTGCCGCGCGACCCCGGGCGCCTGGCGTACGAACCGAAGTTCGACGGCCACCGGATGGTGCTCTTCCGGGGCGCGGGCGACGAGGTGGCCCTCCAGGCGCGGTCGAGCCGCCTGGTCACGGCCGCCTTCCCGGACCTCGCGGCGGCGGCGCTGGCCCTGCCCGAGGGGACCGTCCTCGACGGGGAGGTCGTCGTGTGGACCGGCGGCCGGACCGACTTCGCCGCCGTACAGGGCCGGGCCGCGGCCACCCCGGGCCGGGCGCCCGCGCTGGCGAGGCGGCTGCCCGCCTCGTACGCCGCCTTCGACGTGCTCGCGGCGGACGGCGTCGACCTGCGCCCGCGCCCGTACGCGCGGCGGCGCGAACGGCTGGTCGACCTGCTGGACGCGCTCGGCCCGCCGCTCCAGGCGGTACCGATGACGACCGACCCGGACACCGCCCGGGACTGGTTCGACACCCTGCCCGGCATCGGGGTCGAGGGGCTGGTCGTCAAGCGGCTCGACGAGGCGTACAAGGGCGGTGCGCGCGCGTGGCGCAAGCTGCGGCACACCGACACGCGCGACGCGGTGGTGGTCGGCTTCACCGGTCCGGCGCAGCGCCCGGCGGCCCTCGTGCTGGTCCTGCCCGACGACGACACCCCGGTCGTCTCCAGCCCCCTCACCCCGCCGCTGCGCGCCCGCGCGGGTGCGGTACTGCGGACCCTGCCCGCCGGCGAGGGCGGCACGGCGACGGCGGTGGGGCTGGGCGAGGTGGCCTACCGGTCGGTGCCGCCCGCGCTGGAGGTGGAAGTCGCCCAGGGCACCACCCGCCACACGGTCACCACGGTGCTGCGTCTCAAGGAGGGGGGTGGGGGCGGTGGTTGA
- a CDS encoding HAMP domain-containing histidine kinase: MSATRRPRAGRVRGVPRRPAWTATLTWKAAVFITLMCCALAALLGALVHVSVTRQTVDTSREKALSRLEDVTRAYEAGEPLPPFAAVDPVGLPPSLRGLAARGERGTMVADHEGRPTMWAAGPADGRALAVRVDYSLSARTISGLDQAILGSSVLAIGATLLVGWFAVTRVTRRLHLTAQVARRISAGDLDARVNDPRTKDPTRPQDEVATVSGALDTMASSLQGKLLSEQRFTADVAHELRTPLTGLSAAAELLPPGRPSELVRDRVRAMRALTEDLLEISRLDTRSETVDLDVYALGPLTERAVRASGTGTTVRVVRDARVETDRRRLERVLGNLLANAHRHGRAPVEVTVDGPVVTVRDHGEGYPAYLLEHGPQRFRTESGSKGHGLGLTIAWGQAAVIGAELTFGNAPDGGAQARLTLPEYTDLDADGDDAPPGG, encoded by the coding sequence GTGAGCGCCACGCGCCGGCCGCGGGCCGGACGGGTGCGGGGCGTGCCGCGGCGCCCGGCGTGGACGGCGACCCTGACGTGGAAGGCCGCGGTCTTCATCACACTCATGTGCTGCGCGCTGGCGGCGCTGCTCGGCGCGCTGGTGCACGTGTCGGTGACGCGGCAGACGGTGGACACGTCCCGCGAGAAGGCGCTGTCCCGGCTGGAGGACGTGACGCGTGCGTACGAGGCGGGGGAGCCGCTGCCGCCGTTCGCGGCCGTCGACCCGGTCGGGCTGCCGCCGTCGCTGCGGGGCCTGGCGGCGCGGGGCGAGCGCGGCACGATGGTCGCCGACCACGAGGGCCGGCCCACGATGTGGGCGGCGGGCCCGGCTGACGGGCGGGCGCTGGCCGTACGGGTGGACTACTCGCTCAGCGCGCGCACCATCAGCGGGCTCGACCAGGCGATCCTCGGGTCGTCGGTGCTGGCGATCGGGGCGACGCTGCTGGTCGGCTGGTTCGCGGTCACCCGGGTGACGCGGCGGCTGCACCTCACCGCGCAGGTGGCCCGGCGGATCAGCGCGGGCGACCTGGACGCGCGCGTCAACGACCCGCGCACCAAGGACCCGACGCGGCCCCAGGACGAGGTGGCGACGGTGTCGGGGGCACTGGACACGATGGCGTCGTCGCTCCAGGGGAAGCTGCTGAGCGAGCAGCGGTTCACGGCGGACGTGGCGCACGAGCTGCGCACCCCGCTGACGGGCCTGTCGGCGGCGGCCGAGCTGCTGCCGCCGGGCCGGCCGTCGGAGCTGGTGCGGGACAGGGTGCGGGCGATGCGGGCGCTGACGGAGGACCTGCTGGAGATCTCGCGGCTCGACACGCGCAGCGAGACGGTGGACCTCGACGTGTACGCGCTGGGGCCGCTCACCGAGCGCGCGGTGCGGGCGTCGGGCACAGGGACGACCGTGCGGGTGGTGCGGGACGCGCGGGTGGAGACGGACCGGCGGCGGCTGGAGCGGGTTCTCGGCAACCTGCTGGCCAACGCCCACAGGCACGGCCGCGCCCCGGTGGAGGTCACCGTCGACGGGCCGGTGGTGACGGTCCGGGACCACGGCGAGGGGTATCCGGCGTACCTGCTGGAGCACGGGCCGCAGCGGTTCCGCACGGAGAGCGGCAGCAAGGGGCACGGGCTGGGGCTGACGATCGCCTGGGGGCAGGCGGCCGTCATCGGCGCGGAGCTGACCTTCGGCAACGCGCCGGACGGCGGCGCGCAGGCCCGGCTGACGCTGCCGGAGTACACGGACCTCGACGCCGACGGCGACGACGCGCCCCCCGGCGGCTGA
- a CDS encoding C40 family peptidase translates to MLLTRLQALYRDAEAAGETYHAAQERLAAQTAETRRLGGDLTRTRDALARARAAAGRLARAQYQGRTDLSLSLRLLFTRDPRHALDQGQVFRRAAREQAAAVARLEGGEKRADAVATAARRALDAHQALIAARQRAHDEAQARLREVEEALAGLSAGQLAELAALERDRADGARQKLTATGTLDEEGVPAGEGTPSQEGADAVAYAAEQLGKPYAPGARGPESFDDSGLASRAWEAAGRPVPRGSAEQWRTLPRVPLRSLRPGDLVVYFPDATHVALYVGGGRVLHAPRPGAPVSVSPLAAHPVLGAVRPDADARPLASYAPPPLPGDGADGN, encoded by the coding sequence TTGTTGCTCACCCGCCTCCAGGCGCTCTACCGGGACGCGGAGGCGGCGGGCGAGACGTATCACGCCGCCCAGGAGCGGCTGGCCGCGCAGACCGCCGAGACGCGGCGGCTCGGCGGTGACCTCACCCGCACCCGCGACGCCCTCGCCCGCGCCCGCGCCGCGGCCGGGCGGCTGGCCCGCGCGCAGTACCAGGGCCGCACCGACCTGTCCCTGTCGCTGCGGCTGCTCTTCACCCGCGACCCGCGCCACGCCCTCGACCAGGGCCAGGTGTTCCGGCGTGCGGCGCGGGAGCAGGCGGCGGCCGTCGCGCGGTTGGAGGGCGGCGAGAAGCGGGCCGACGCGGTCGCGACCGCGGCCCGCCGGGCCCTCGACGCGCACCAGGCGCTGATCGCCGCGCGGCAGCGGGCCCACGACGAGGCGCAGGCCCGGCTGCGGGAGGTCGAGGAGGCCCTCGCGGGCCTGTCGGCCGGGCAACTCGCGGAGCTGGCCGCGCTGGAACGGGACCGCGCGGACGGGGCCCGGCAGAAGCTGACGGCCACCGGGACGCTGGACGAGGAGGGCGTACCGGCCGGGGAGGGCACGCCGTCCCAGGAGGGCGCCGACGCCGTGGCGTACGCGGCGGAGCAGCTCGGCAAGCCGTACGCCCCGGGCGCCCGGGGTCCGGAGTCCTTCGACGACTCCGGGCTCGCGTCGCGGGCGTGGGAGGCGGCGGGCCGGCCGGTGCCGCGCGGCAGCGCGGAGCAGTGGCGGACCCTGCCCCGCGTCCCGCTGCGGTCGCTGCGCCCCGGCGACCTGGTGGTGTACTTCCCGGACGCCACCCACGTCGCGCTGTACGTGGGCGGCGGCCGCGTCCTGCACGCGCCGCGTCCCGGCGCCCCCGTGTCGGTCTCACCGCTGGCGGCGCACCCGGTACTGGGCGCCGTACGGCCCGACGCGGACGCCCGGCCGCTGGCCTCCTACGCTCCGCCGCCGCTGCCCGGGGACGGCGCCGACGGGAACTGA
- a CDS encoding FtsW/RodA/SpoVE family cell cycle protein yields the protein MTAATPDPAPPRVRLPKRRGVELSLLVCAVLCSVLGYADVGLAHSGAVPPDVAGYGAGLGLLALVAHLAVRFAAPYADPLLLPIAALLNGLGLVLIYRLDLETPADRAAPTQLVWSALGFALFAAVVVFLRDHRLLQRYAYVSVAAALALLAVPILFPAVNGARIWIRVGGLSFQPGEFAKILLAVFFAAYLAANRTALAHTGRTLGRVRLPAGRVLGPVVAIWLTSVGVLVLERDLGTSLLFFGLFVILLYVATGRTGWIAVGLLLACVGAFVVGTLEPHVHGRVEDWLHPFASIEAGRGPGQLAQSLFAFAAGGMFGAGLGLGHSALIGFAAKSDFILATAGEELGYVGLTALFLLYTLLVARGYRWGLALRDPFGRLLAIGLASILALQVFVIAGGVTGLIPLTGMAMPFLAQGGSSVVTNWIMVALLIRVSDSARAPGAPVDGTVDERADGTSAVGGAGGGAGTAGTAPPAQPEDAR from the coding sequence ATGACCGCAGCGACCCCGGACCCCGCGCCGCCCCGGGTGCGCCTGCCGAAGCGCCGCGGTGTCGAGCTCTCCCTGCTGGTCTGCGCCGTGCTGTGCTCCGTCCTCGGCTACGCCGACGTCGGCCTGGCCCACAGCGGCGCCGTGCCGCCCGACGTCGCCGGGTACGGCGCCGGGCTCGGGCTGCTGGCGCTGGTCGCGCACCTGGCGGTGCGGTTCGCCGCCCCGTACGCCGACCCGCTCCTGCTGCCCATCGCCGCCCTGCTGAACGGGCTCGGGCTCGTCCTCATCTACCGGCTCGACCTGGAGACCCCGGCCGACCGGGCGGCGCCGACGCAGCTGGTCTGGTCGGCGCTCGGCTTCGCGCTCTTCGCGGCCGTGGTGGTGTTCCTGCGCGACCACCGGCTCCTCCAGCGGTACGCGTACGTGTCGGTGGCCGCCGCGCTCGCCCTGCTGGCCGTACCGATCCTCTTCCCCGCGGTGAACGGCGCCCGCATCTGGATCCGGGTCGGCGGACTGTCCTTCCAGCCGGGCGAGTTCGCGAAGATCCTGCTCGCCGTCTTCTTCGCCGCCTACCTGGCCGCCAACCGCACCGCGCTCGCGCACACCGGCCGCACCCTCGGCCGTGTGCGGCTGCCGGCCGGGCGGGTGCTCGGACCGGTCGTGGCGATCTGGCTGACCAGCGTCGGCGTGCTCGTCCTGGAACGGGACCTCGGCACGTCGCTGCTCTTCTTCGGCCTGTTCGTCATCCTGCTGTACGTGGCGACCGGCCGCACCGGGTGGATCGCCGTCGGCCTGCTCCTCGCGTGCGTCGGGGCGTTCGTGGTGGGGACGCTCGAACCGCACGTGCACGGGAGGGTGGAGGACTGGCTGCACCCCTTCGCCTCCATCGAGGCGGGCCGCGGCCCCGGGCAGCTCGCGCAGTCGCTCTTCGCCTTCGCGGCGGGCGGGATGTTCGGCGCGGGCCTCGGCCTCGGACACTCGGCGCTCATCGGCTTCGCCGCCAAGTCCGACTTCATCCTCGCCACCGCGGGAGAGGAGCTGGGGTACGTCGGCCTGACCGCGCTCTTCCTGCTGTACACGCTGCTCGTCGCCCGCGGCTACCGCTGGGGGCTGGCCCTGCGCGACCCCTTCGGGCGGCTGCTGGCGATCGGGCTGGCGTCCATCCTCGCCCTCCAGGTGTTCGTCATCGCGGGGGGCGTGACGGGGCTGATCCCGCTGACGGGGATGGCGATGCCCTTCCTCGCACAGGGCGGCTCGTCCGTCGTCACCAACTGGATCATGGTGGCGCTGCTGATCCGCGTCAGCGACTCCGCCCGCGCCCCCGGCGCGCCGGTCGACGGCACCGTCGACGAGCGCGCCGACGGCACCTCCGCCGTGGGCGGGGCGGGCGGCGGGGCCGGCACCGCGGGCACCGCGCCGCCCGCACAACCGGAGGACGCCCGGTGA
- a CDS encoding penicillin-binding transpeptidase domain-containing protein yields MTLPRDLDLARPGSTRTVRRAAALCLLLLVALLANAARVQVLQADRLDDNPANRRTVLSRYAAPRGDILVDGRPVTGSKDTGQLLRHERTYTDGPLYAPVTGYASQTYGTTLVEDAEDAVLSGTSPSLSPLPLWSDISRGRPPGGHVATTIVGALQQAAFRGLSGRRGAVVALEPSSGRILALVSSPSYDPGVLSGTGSEVATAWARLNTAPSRPMLNRALRQTYPPGSTFKIVTAAAALDAGVVTDPDAPTGTPDPYVLPGTRTVLPNDATGCGDASLAYAIRWSCNTVMARLGVRVGLPGMLEAVRRFGFNDPGLRVPSRVAPSNFDTGMTPDRLALSAIGQYDTTATPLQMAMVAAAVANGGELAHPYLVDSTTTADGGLVGRTPRRTYARAMEPTTARVLRGLMVDVVEGGSGSNAAIEGAEVGGKTGTAQHGVGNLGTPYAWFIGWARATGAARPAVAVAVVVEDASARREDISGGGSAAPIARTVMETALASAARD; encoded by the coding sequence GTGACCCTCCCCCGCGACCTCGACCTGGCCCGGCCCGGCAGCACCCGCACCGTCCGGCGGGCCGCCGCCCTGTGCCTGCTGCTGCTCGTCGCGCTGCTGGCGAACGCGGCGCGCGTACAGGTCCTCCAGGCCGACCGCCTCGACGACAACCCGGCGAACCGGCGCACCGTGCTGTCCCGGTACGCCGCACCGCGCGGCGACATCCTCGTCGACGGGCGGCCGGTCACCGGCTCCAAGGACACCGGCCAGCTGCTGCGCCACGAACGCACCTACACCGACGGGCCGCTGTACGCCCCCGTCACCGGCTACGCCTCGCAGACGTACGGCACCACGCTCGTCGAGGACGCCGAGGACGCCGTCCTCTCCGGCACCAGCCCGAGCCTCTCCCCGCTCCCCCTGTGGAGCGACATCAGCCGCGGGCGGCCGCCCGGCGGCCACGTGGCCACCACCATCGTCGGCGCGCTCCAGCAGGCCGCGTTCCGCGGCCTGTCGGGGCGGCGCGGGGCGGTCGTCGCGCTGGAGCCGTCGAGCGGACGCATCCTCGCCCTGGTGTCGAGCCCGTCGTACGACCCCGGGGTGCTCTCCGGCACGGGCAGCGAGGTCGCCACGGCGTGGGCGCGGCTCAACACCGCGCCGAGCCGGCCGATGCTCAACCGGGCGCTGCGGCAGACCTACCCGCCCGGCTCCACCTTCAAGATCGTCACGGCGGCGGCGGCCCTGGACGCCGGGGTCGTCACGGACCCCGACGCCCCGACCGGCACCCCCGACCCGTACGTGCTCCCCGGCACCCGCACGGTGCTGCCGAACGACGCCACGGGCTGCGGCGACGCCTCGCTGGCGTACGCGATCCGCTGGTCGTGCAACACGGTGATGGCCCGGCTCGGGGTGCGGGTCGGGCTGCCGGGCATGCTGGAGGCGGTCCGCAGGTTCGGCTTCAACGACCCCGGCCTGCGCGTGCCGTCCCGCGTGGCCCCCTCCAACTTCGACACCGGCATGACCCCGGACCGGCTGGCCCTGTCCGCCATCGGCCAGTACGACACGACGGCGACGCCGCTGCAGATGGCCATGGTCGCGGCGGCGGTCGCCAACGGCGGCGAGCTGGCCCACCCGTACCTGGTGGACTCGACGACCACGGCGGACGGCGGGCTCGTCGGGCGGACCCCGCGCCGCACCTACGCGCGCGCCATGGAGCCCACCACGGCACGGGTGCTGCGGGGGCTGATGGTGGACGTGGTCGAAGGCGGCTCGGGCAGCAACGCGGCCATCGAGGGCGCCGAGGTCGGCGGCAAGACGGGCACCGCCCAGCACGGCGTGGGCAACCTGGGCACGCCGTACGCGTGGTTCATCGGCTGGGCGCGGGCGACCGGGGCGGCCCGGCCGGCGGTGGCGGTGGCGGTCGTCGTGGAGGACGCGTCGGCCCGGCGGGAGGACATCAGCGGGGGCGGCAGCGCGGCGCCCATCGCCCGGACGGTGATGGAGACGGCGCTGGCGTCCGCCGCCCGCGACTGA
- a CDS encoding TetR/AcrR family transcriptional regulator → MTRAATPATPAYRRLSVEERRTQLLTAALSLFAHHAPEEVSLDDVAEAAGVSRPLVYRYFPGGKQQLYEAALRSAADRLELCFAEPADGPPTERLARVLDRYLRFVDEHDAGFSALLQGGSVAETSRTTAIVDEVRRAAAEQILVHLDVPDPGPRLRMMVRTWIAAVEAASLIWLDEDKCPPAAQLRGWLVDHLVALLTATAATDAQTARVVAALLSLETAEGPVGTLARRVVPVVGGAAHLL, encoded by the coding sequence ATGACCCGTGCCGCCACGCCCGCCACGCCCGCGTACCGACGGCTGAGCGTCGAGGAGCGGCGTACGCAGCTCCTCACCGCCGCGCTGTCGCTCTTCGCGCACCACGCGCCCGAGGAGGTGTCGTTGGACGACGTCGCGGAGGCGGCCGGGGTCTCCCGGCCGCTGGTCTACCGGTACTTCCCGGGCGGCAAGCAGCAGCTGTACGAGGCGGCGCTCCGCTCGGCGGCGGACCGGCTGGAGCTGTGCTTCGCGGAGCCGGCCGACGGCCCGCCCACCGAGCGGCTCGCCCGGGTCCTCGACCGGTACCTGCGCTTCGTCGACGAGCACGACGCCGGGTTCAGCGCCCTCCTCCAGGGCGGCAGCGTCGCCGAGACGTCCCGGACGACGGCGATCGTGGACGAGGTGCGGCGGGCCGCCGCCGAGCAGATCCTCGTCCACCTCGACGTGCCCGACCCGGGGCCGCGGCTGCGGATGATGGTGCGCACCTGGATAGCGGCCGTCGAGGCGGCCTCCCTGATCTGGCTGGACGAGGACAAGTGCCCGCCCGCGGCACAGCTGCGCGGCTGGCTCGTCGACCACCTCGTGGCCCTGCTGACGGCCACCGCCGCGACCGACGCGCAGACCGCGCGGGTGGTGGCGGCGCTGCTCTCCCTGGAGACCGCCGAGGGGCCGGTCGGCACCCTCGCCCGCCGGGTGGTGCCCGTGGTGGGCGGGGCCGCCCACCTGCTGTGA
- a CDS encoding ferritin-like domain-containing protein — MSTHDLYANDPGSPVWQVPASGAARFSWEYDEGRARLLALYQKGKDKQWDSTRRIDWDLEVDPYDPLGTPDEAMTVHGTRHWSRMTEKDRGDLRRHYAAWQFSQFLHGEQGAMVCAARIIEAVPDLDAKLYSATQAMDEARHAEVYGRFLHEKIGMLYPINDNLKSLLGDTLRDSRWDMPYLGMQVLIEGLALAAFGMIRDTTKKPLPKQILAYVMQDEARHVAFGRMALRDYYRQLTDAERREREDFVIEGCYLMRDRLRGVEVLENFGIPKREAEEMSERSEFLQLFRKLLFSRIVPCVKDIGLWGERLQKAYLDMGVFDLGDSNLDLLMAEDEEIAERLDAERFAAEEAERVAEVAQAVADGAEAEGVPAEDVLAEGATALGAALEK; from the coding sequence GTGTCGACGCACGACCTGTACGCCAACGACCCGGGGTCCCCCGTCTGGCAGGTCCCCGCCTCCGGCGCCGCCCGCTTCTCCTGGGAGTACGACGAGGGGCGCGCCCGCCTCCTCGCCCTCTACCAGAAGGGCAAGGACAAGCAGTGGGACAGCACCCGCCGCATCGACTGGGACCTGGAGGTCGACCCGTACGACCCGCTCGGCACCCCCGACGAGGCCATGACGGTGCACGGCACCCGCCACTGGTCGCGGATGACGGAGAAGGACCGCGGCGACCTGCGCCGCCACTACGCGGCCTGGCAGTTCAGCCAGTTCCTCCACGGCGAGCAGGGCGCCATGGTGTGCGCCGCCCGGATCATCGAGGCCGTCCCCGACCTGGACGCCAAGCTGTACTCCGCCACCCAGGCCATGGACGAGGCCCGCCACGCCGAGGTGTACGGCCGCTTCCTGCACGAGAAGATCGGGATGCTGTACCCGATCAACGACAACCTCAAGTCACTGCTCGGCGACACCCTGCGCGACTCCCGCTGGGACATGCCCTACCTCGGCATGCAGGTGCTCATCGAGGGGCTCGCGCTCGCCGCGTTCGGCATGATCCGCGACACGACGAAGAAGCCGCTGCCCAAGCAGATCCTCGCCTACGTCATGCAGGACGAGGCCCGGCACGTGGCGTTCGGCCGGATGGCGCTGCGCGACTACTACCGGCAGCTCACCGACGCCGAGCGGCGCGAGCGCGAGGACTTCGTCATCGAGGGTTGCTACCTGATGCGCGACCGGCTGCGCGGCGTCGAGGTGCTGGAGAACTTCGGCATCCCGAAGCGGGAGGCCGAGGAGATGTCGGAGCGGTCGGAGTTCCTGCAGCTCTTCCGGAAGCTGCTGTTCAGCCGGATCGTGCCGTGCGTCAAGGACATCGGCCTGTGGGGCGAGCGACTGCAGAAGGCGTACCTGGACATGGGCGTCTTCGACCTCGGTGACTCCAACCTCGACCTGCTGATGGCGGAGGACGAGGAGATCGCGGAGCGGCTCGACGCCGAGCGGTTCGCCGCCGAGGAGGCCGAGCGCGTCGCCGAGGTCGCGCAGGCCGTCGCGGACGGCGCGGAGGCGGAGGGCGTCCCGGCGGAGGACGTCCTCGCGGAGGGCGCCACGGCGCTGGGCGCGGCCCTGGAGAAGTAG